The Cellvibrio polysaccharolyticus genomic interval TCGGCACGTTTTTCCAAATCCTGAGCCGCCACAGGCAACAACCAGTGAGCCCTGATTTTGACCAAACCTTTGCTCGACATACGTCAACTCAGCTGCGAACGCGATGAGCGAATCCTGTTCAGCCAGCTCTGTTTTCAATGCCGGGCGGGCGATATTTTGCAATTAATCGGCCCCAATGGCAGTGGTAAAACCACGTTGCTGCGTTGTCTTGCCGGTGTCTCCCGCGAATACCAGGGCGACATTGCCTGGCGCGGCCATTCCTTACCCGGCGCCGCCTGGCAATTTGCGCGTGAGAGCTTGTACCTCGGTCATCTGCCGGGCATCAAAAAAGCCCTGACACCGGTGGAGAACTTGCGCTGGTATCAGCAAACCTGCGACGGAACCGGCACTTTCAGCATCGAGCAGGCGCTTGAGCAGGTCGGGCTGGCGGGTTACGAAGAAACCCCGTGTTCTCAATTGTCTGCC includes:
- the ccmA gene encoding cytochrome c biogenesis heme-transporting ATPase CcmA, producing the protein MTKPLLDIRQLSCERDERILFSQLCFQCRAGDILQLIGPNGSGKTTLLRCLAGVSREYQGDIAWRGHSLPGAAWQFARESLYLGHLPGIKKALTPVENLRWYQQTCDGTGTFSIEQALEQVGLAGYEETPCSQLSAGQHRRVALARLYLSSAVCWILDEPFTAIDKQGVAALESLLEQHASRGGMTLLTSHQDLSIAGVRTVSLADYRFAATESRYDD